One Amorphoplanes digitatis genomic window carries:
- a CDS encoding lysine N(6)-hydroxylase/L-ornithine N(5)-oxygenase family protein — protein MSEPELDVVGIGFGPSNLAMAIAVSEHNGAGGPDAQVAARFLERQATFGWHRGMLLDDATMQVSFLKDLVTLRNPTSEFSFLRYLHSQDRLIDFINHKNLFPLRVEFHDYFAWAAAQVDDQVTYDAEVLSVTPVTDAAGDVVAADVLSRQGGELTTHRARNLVVGTGLRPRLPEGVTASDRVWHTSDLLHNLPKLKGTDPRRIVVVGAGQSAAEAVATMHREFPAAEICAVFSRYGYSPADDSSFANQIFDPAAVDDFYLAPEDVKRQLMGYHANTNYSVVDIDLIDDLYRRAYQEKVLGKQRLRMLNVSRMIQVSDGPDRVVASIRSLVTGETTNLAADVVVCATGYHQADPYAILGELGDLCGRDDQGRPQVERDYRAVADPRLRVGVYLQGGTEHTHGITSALLSNTAIRVGEILDSVVARKAAPALIGV, from the coding sequence ATGTCTGAACCTGAACTCGATGTCGTGGGGATCGGCTTCGGCCCGTCCAATCTGGCCATGGCCATCGCCGTGTCCGAGCACAACGGCGCGGGGGGTCCGGATGCGCAGGTGGCGGCGCGGTTCCTGGAGCGCCAGGCCACCTTCGGCTGGCACCGGGGCATGCTGCTCGACGACGCCACCATGCAGGTCTCCTTCCTCAAGGACCTGGTGACGCTGCGGAACCCGACGAGCGAGTTCAGCTTCCTGCGCTACCTGCACAGCCAGGACCGGCTCATCGACTTCATCAACCACAAGAACCTGTTCCCGCTGCGCGTGGAGTTCCACGACTACTTCGCCTGGGCGGCGGCGCAGGTCGACGATCAGGTCACCTACGACGCCGAGGTGCTCTCGGTGACGCCCGTGACCGATGCGGCCGGTGACGTGGTGGCGGCCGACGTGCTCTCCCGCCAGGGCGGCGAGCTGACCACGCACCGGGCCCGCAACCTGGTGGTCGGCACGGGCCTGCGCCCGCGGCTGCCGGAGGGCGTCACGGCCTCCGACCGCGTCTGGCACACCAGCGACCTGCTGCACAACCTGCCGAAGCTCAAGGGCACGGACCCGCGGCGCATCGTCGTGGTCGGCGCCGGCCAGAGCGCGGCGGAGGCCGTGGCGACGATGCACCGGGAGTTCCCGGCGGCGGAGATCTGCGCGGTCTTCTCCCGGTACGGCTACTCGCCGGCGGACGACAGCTCGTTCGCCAACCAGATCTTCGACCCGGCGGCGGTCGACGACTTCTACCTCGCGCCCGAGGACGTCAAGCGGCAGCTGATGGGCTACCACGCCAACACGAACTACTCCGTGGTGGACATCGACCTGATCGACGACCTGTACCGGCGCGCGTACCAGGAGAAGGTCCTCGGCAAGCAGCGGCTGCGCATGCTGAACGTGTCCCGGATGATCCAGGTGAGCGACGGCCCGGACCGGGTGGTGGCCAGCATCCGGTCGCTGGTGACCGGCGAGACGACGAACCTGGCTGCCGACGTCGTGGTGTGCGCGACGGGCTACCACCAGGCGGACCCGTACGCGATCCTCGGCGAGCTGGGCGACCTGTGCGGGCGCGACGATCAGGGCCGGCCGCAGGTGGAGCGGGACTACCGCGCGGTGGCCGACCCCCGGCTGCGGGTCGGTGTCTACCTTCAGGGCGGCACCGAGCACACACACGGCATCACGTCGGCGCTGCTGTCGAACACGGCGATCCGGGTGGGCGAGATCCTGGACTCCGTGGTGGCCCGGAAGGCGGCGCCGGCGCTGATCGGGGTGTGA
- a CDS encoding methionyl-tRNA formyltransferase → MRVVMFGFQTWGHRTLQALLDSEHDVVMVVTHPAGEGAYEKVWSDSVADLAQANGVPVLLRERPDDDELYDALKQVAPDVIVATNWRTWIPPRIFNLPAFGTLNVHDALLPAYAGFSPLIWALLNDEPEVGVTAHMMDDTLDAGPIVLQRAVPVGPTDTTTDLFDKTLALFGPITVDGLAEIARGGRDFVPQDRSKASFFHKRSEEDIRIDWTWTAEELERLVRAQSAPYPQAFCYHKGRRLEIITAAVSQAVYGGTPGRIFFREGDGVAIVAGAEARRGRSKALLIRSVRTDEGVELPALEYFRTMGGYLTSHPDR, encoded by the coding sequence ATGCGTGTCGTCATGTTCGGTTTCCAGACCTGGGGGCACCGCACCCTGCAGGCCCTACTGGACTCGGAACACGATGTGGTCATGGTCGTGACCCATCCCGCCGGCGAGGGTGCCTACGAGAAGGTCTGGTCCGATTCGGTCGCCGACCTGGCGCAGGCCAACGGCGTGCCCGTCCTGCTGCGCGAGCGCCCGGACGACGACGAGCTCTACGACGCGCTCAAGCAGGTCGCGCCGGACGTCATCGTCGCCACCAACTGGCGCACCTGGATCCCGCCGCGCATCTTCAACCTGCCCGCGTTCGGCACGCTCAACGTGCATGACGCGCTGCTCCCCGCGTACGCGGGATTCTCGCCCTTGATCTGGGCCCTGCTCAACGACGAGCCCGAGGTCGGCGTCACCGCGCACATGATGGACGACACACTGGACGCCGGGCCGATCGTGTTGCAGCGCGCCGTCCCGGTCGGCCCCACCGACACCACGACCGACCTGTTCGACAAGACGCTGGCGCTGTTCGGGCCGATCACCGTCGACGGCCTGGCCGAGATCGCCCGCGGCGGGCGCGACTTCGTCCCGCAGGACCGCAGCAAGGCGAGCTTCTTCCACAAGCGCTCGGAGGAGGACATCCGGATCGACTGGACCTGGACCGCCGAGGAGCTCGAGCGGCTGGTCCGGGCGCAGTCGGCGCCGTATCCGCAGGCCTTCTGCTACCACAAGGGCCGGCGGCTGGAGATCATCACCGCGGCCGTCTCGCAGGCGGTGTACGGCGGCACGCCCGGGCGCATCTTCTTCCGCGAGGGCGACGGCGTGGCCATCGTCGCGGGTGCCGAGGCCCGGCGCGGGCGCAGCAAGGCGCTGCTGATCCGCTCGGTGCGCACCGACGAGGGCGTCGAACTGCCGGCGCTCGAGTACTTCAGGACCATGGGCGGCTACCTCACCAGCCACCCGGACCGCTGA
- the panD gene encoding aspartate 1-decarboxylase: protein MQRTLLGGKIHRATVTQADLHYVGSITIDKNLMDAADLVEGEQVQVVDIDNGARLVTYVIEGEAGSGVIGINGAAARLVSVGDLIIIMSFKQVDERERADYVPRVAHVNERNELIEIGSDPSAPVPGADDQISGKILVH, encoded by the coding sequence ATGCAGCGGACCCTGCTCGGCGGCAAGATCCATCGGGCCACCGTGACCCAGGCTGACCTGCACTACGTTGGCTCGATCACCATCGACAAGAACCTGATGGACGCGGCCGACCTCGTCGAGGGCGAGCAGGTGCAGGTCGTCGACATCGACAACGGCGCCCGCCTGGTGACGTACGTCATCGAGGGCGAGGCGGGCTCCGGCGTGATCGGCATCAACGGCGCGGCTGCCCGCCTGGTCTCGGTCGGCGACCTGATCATCATCATGTCGTTCAAGCAGGTCGACGAGCGCGAGCGGGCCGACTATGTGCCCCGCGTCGCACACGTCAACGAGCGCAACGAGCTCATCGAGATCGGCTCGGACCCCTCGGCGCCGGTGCCGGGCGCGGACGACCAGATCTCGGGCAAGATCCTGGTGCACTGA